The Oncorhynchus kisutch isolate 150728-3 linkage group LG10, Okis_V2, whole genome shotgun sequence region GTTCTTATTTCTATTTCTCATGTTTTTGCTCTACCTTGTTATTTTTTGTTcaacattgatattgattactgcattgttgtggTTAGAGCTGGCAAGAACGGCATGGCACTGTACTTGTCCACGTGACATTACCTTGAAACCTGCACATTGAATGGTACAATGTTGAGAGGTGACACTAAAGTCCCTGTGATGGGAGATCATCAATTGAGCTATCTCCTCAttgtagcctggttccagatctgtttgtgccgtctcgccaactcctatggtcattgtcactgTCATTGTCacatgaccataggagttggcaagagagcacaAATAGATCTGGAATCAGGCTATCCTGATTGCAATCACACACTGATGCTTCTGTCTGACTCACACACTTGTCCTCTCGTCTCCACAGCCAAAGTGGGGAAGACGTCTCTGATCATGTCACTGGTCAGCGAGGAGTTCCCTGACGACGTTCCCCTTCGAGCGGAGGAGATCACCATCCCAGCAGACGTAACTCCAGAGAGAGTCCCCACACACATAGTGGACTACTCAGGTAACGCCACAGACCATACAGCCTGAACGTCAGTCAATACTGAATGTTTAATGCTGAACACTGTTCAGTGTTACTAGACTGCCCCTACAGACAGACTATTATTTTTCGGAACTGGGATTCAGTCAATGCATGTTATGGCTGGAAACTGCTCTACTGACAGTACTTATGACAGTGGAGTAGGAGACGTGTCAGATTGACAAGACAAATCATACTGTCTTTTATGTTGTTGTCTTGTGTCTGTAGAAGCAGAACAGTCAGACGAGCAGTTGTATCAAGAAATATCAAAGGTTGGTAGGATACCATTTTAACCCTGTATTATCCCCACAGTAAACATCTATCCCCACCAAGGTAGAATAACATTCTCTCTTTTTTACAGGCTAATGTTATTTGCATAGTTTACTCAGTCAACAACAAGAAGTCCATTGAGAAGGTCAGTTTATAAACCAAGCATTCTCTCTGACAAAGAATAACTGACATTCAGATGTCTTGATTTAGTAACAGCCCACTGCCTACACGTTGTTAACTCTGTTCACCATGTCGGCCATATTGAATTAAAGAGAGCGCAGGGCAGGCCTGTGTTCTGAGTCTTGGCAGTGCAGCTGTAACAGGGTTTGATATGTGTTTTCTCTCTTCTAGGTGACAAGTCATTGGATTCCCCTCATAAACGACAGGACGGACAAggatagcaggtgtgtgtgtgtagtgtgcttgtggtgtctgtgtgtgtgtgtgtgtctccccttGGTCAGGGACAGTGGGGGTATACAGTCTGTTACTAAATCCCCAGTGCATTTGGAAATGACTGCACCAACACCTAAAGTGCTGGTGTAGTTTTTGACAGCTTTGCCTCATTTCACTTAGTAGATTGAAACGGGTGTCAAGTCATTTCAATTACATGCCATTCATTATAAGACCAGCCTGCTATATGGACCAGTTATGTCATAGACAAGGGAAAGTACACTACCTTGTACCTGTTTGTGTAACCtactccatatcaatgtgataaTGGAGGAAAGGTTACTGAATGACTCATGGCTATGTAATGTAAGACTGTGTGAtacggcctcccgagtggtgaaGTGGTCTACTGCatcgctgtgccactagagatcctggttagagtccaggctctggcgcagccggccgcgaccgggagacccatgggacggggcacaattggcccagcgtcgtccggcttagggagggtttggttagaagggatgtccttgtcccatcgcgctctagcgactcctgtggcgggccgggggcagtgcacgctgaccagatCACCGGGTGTACggtgtgtttcctctgacacattggtgtgactggcttccgggttaagcaggcattgtgtcaagaagcagtgcggcttggttgggtcctgttttggaggacgcacggctctcgaccttcgcctcttcctagtccgtactggagttgcagcgacgagacaagactgtaactaccaattaggATACAATGAATTTGGGGAGGAAAAAGGGGTCAAATGAAAAAAGACAGTGTGATACAATGGATCAGTTTCCCATATGGGAAGCAGAAGGTCATGGACATTGTTGTCACCTCTTAGCTGTAAGTTGAATTGCAGACAGCCAGACAACATTGATTTTAGGGTTGTCACAATACCAGTATCACGATACTCTGAGGTATCGTGGCAAGGGAACGAAACATGGAGCGGACTATATTTTctgaggaaaacagtcctaatgttttTAGCCTTATGTTGTCACCTAGAATCACATGTTTATTTTCCATCTAGAACACTGCATTTTACATACAGTAGGTTTTAAAGGACCATAGTGTTTATTCTGCTTTGTGTGTTCCGGCAGACAGCCAGATAACGTTGTCTTGGATTGAGCCTGGATTTCTTTAATAGGATCCAGTGTCAAGGCTAAGTCTGCCTGGATTACTGTTAGAGTTTAgtataacatactgtagcttGAAGGTTTGATCTGTTAGGTGACACTGACAATCTATTGGAGTCTAGAACCCCTGAGGACAAAATATTCCTTTTTGAGACATTCTCAGACAATAGGCtaggctaccactaggctaccactaggctaccactaggctaccactaggctaccatgccgcccCATATAAGATCATATATGATGTTGTTGCAGGGTACCACTGATCCTGGTGGGGAATAAGTCAGACCTGGTAGAACACAGCAGTATGGAGACCATCCTGCCCATCATGAACCAGTACTCTGACATTGAGACCTGCGTGGAGGTAAGAGAACACTGACTGGTGACTCTGTTTACCGCCTCCATTTTGAGTGCCTAGCAAGAGTACATTGAGAATGACCATATAGCTAGGCTAATGAGAGTTGTTGTGTTACACTTGAGTTGAGGCTCAATCAAAATGGTATTGAACTACTAGAAATGTATTTTAAGGGTCTCTGATCATCTGATTAATTGAATTCAGGCCTGCAGAACGTTGATCAACAATGGTTTCATATTCAAATACGGTTCTGAAATCCCAACAGCTGAAAACGGCATAAAAATTATAATTGATGCATTGACCTTGTGATGTAGGTTGTCTGCTGGCCCTGGGCTGGGTGACTCCTAATGTTTCAGCTAACTCCTGACTTCAGTTAGTATGTTATCTGATGGCGGGTAAATGAGTCTGTCTTTCTGCTGCAGAGACCCTGGCAGTATTCATTATGGcacacaaaataaaacattttgcaacgtAAAATAAAAATAAGCATTTATTGGCCAAGTCCACATAGTAAATTAGCCCTTTTCAGTCAGTTTCTTTGTTttatttggtgcctaatgaacatgacccctCTGTGtctttctactgactgactgagtgtgtGCGCTGTGTGCTGAGACGCATTTCTATCATGGAGGAAAGTAGTTGGCTACATCACTCTTCCATTGGTCTCATGTGACAACCCAGTCACATGTCCTCTCTGGCTAGATTCATTACAGGATAAAAgtagtggaggtggaggagacgAAGtgttggaacacacacacacagagaatacacacagtcAGATGTGTTAAAGTGACAACCTGGTCAGGATCCGTTATGCAGTTGTACTGCACAAGGTTCATGGGTACTTGTACGTGATGCAACACTGTTCAGTCTACATATTTAACATCTGTACACTCTCTTCCCCCCTGTGTGGAATCAGCCCCTTGTCATGGCAACACCACTGGTGTTTATAGCCTGGCTGTTTCTGGACCCTAGTTTCACATTGAGAGATGACGTTCTGCTTTCCATGACCTCATTTAGACCACTAAGAGGTTGGTCTTGCGGCttgagtgttttttttttcactGAAGCACCATAAATCTGCAATGCACAACTcaagctgattgagaaccaattgATGTGTAAGTAGTTAAAGAAGTGGGATAGGTGATTAGTCCGGtttgtcatatacacatggtttaGTACAATGAAATGCCGGCTTAACCCTTTATTTCAACAGTGGCGGCTGATGtcctacagtacccataatggtTTTAGCTttgtaaatgtaacctttatttaactaggcaagatagttaagaacaaattattatttacaatgacggccgacccCCGGCCAAACATGGATGATCCTGGGCCAATTGTCCACAagagggactcccaatcatggccgggtgtgacgcagcctagattcgaaccagggactgcagtgacgcctcttgcgctgagatgcagtgccttagactgctgcaccactcgggaaccCTAAAGATGTTACTAAAGTGAACATAATGGTTTCCTGTCTCCTTTCCAATACATGGTTGTTAGACCACAGCAGGGGTCTTTTTCTCAGTGCATTGTTCCACCTggttttgaggttactgtatctTTTGTGTTTCTCAGTATATTGTTCTAGCTggttttgaggttactgtatctTTGTGTTTCTCAGTGTATTGTTCTAGCTggttttgaggttactgtatatTTGTGTTTCTCAGTGCTCTGCCAAAAACCTGAAGAACATCTCAGAGCTGTTCTACTATGCCCAGAAGGCAGTGCTCCACCCTACAGGACCCCTGTACTGCCCagaggagaaggaggtgaggagggCAGAGGGAAAACTCCAGGTCCCTAGCTACCCTAACTATGTAGTTACTTTTCCTGGTCAGGTTACGCAATCAAAACGTTTCCTAGCGCTACCATGGGTACACAGGCAACATCTATTTTTTAGCTCTCCAAGAATATAATATTTTACATATTTCAAATGTATACTTTGTGTTTATTCAGATGAAGCCGTCTTGCATCAAGTCTCTAACTCGCATCTTCAAAGTGTCGGACCTGGACAACGATGGCATCCTCAACGACAAAGAACTCAACTTCTTCCAGGTAGGAGCCTCACTGTGGGAAAATAAACCTTGTGGGAAAACATTTCTTGGCTGTAGCTGCAGGCTTGTGTGCTTTATCTGGCTGAAGTGAAATAACCTGATTTACTTCCTTTTCCAATGGCAGTTTATTTTAACTTGagtggaagagagggggagggataggtTATTAGTGGGTTCACCGGTAGCCTGCAGACAGGTGGTTGATTTAGAAACCCTTTCAGAGCATCTTTTGTCCTCTAGTAAATGGGGCAAAGCTGTATACATATCTGCTTGTGACTTCATATATCCCAAACCACGTTACATTAGTAGCTGTGTCACATTTGTTGGAATAGACTGGTTCTTTCCCATTTTGGTCTCACCAGACGTATGTTCAGTTGTGTTTAGGTGATGTGTGTTGAGTGATTTATTGTTGAAGCACTTGGATGCAGCATTGTGCTGTCTGTAGACTTTCATTCTTCACTCTAGTTCTGTGTGGGTATTGTAGTTCTGTGTGGGTATTGTAGTTCTGTGTGGGTATTGTAGTTCTGTGTGGGTATTGTAGTTCTGTGTGGGTATTGTAGTTCTGTGTGGGTATTGTAGTTCTGTGTGGGTATAGTAGTTCTGTGTGGGTATAGTAGTTCTGTGTGGGTATAGTGGTTCTGTGTGGGTATAGTAGTTCTGTGTGGGTATAGTAGTTCTGTGTGGGTATAGTAGTTCTGTGTGGGTATAGTAGTTCTGTGTGGGTATAGTAGTTCTGTGTGGGTATGGTAGTTCTGTGTGGGTATGGTAGTTCTGTGTGGGTATGGTGGTTCTGTGTGGGTATAGTAGTTCTGTGTGGGTATAGTAGTTCTGTGTGGGTATGGTAGTTCTGTGTGGGTATGGTAGTTCTGTGTGGGTATGGTAGTTCTGTGTGGGTATGGTAGTTCTGTGTGGGTATGGTAGTTCTGTGTGGGTATGGTAGTTCTGTGTGGGTATGGTAGTTCTGTGTGGGTACAGTAGTTCTGTGTGGGTATAGTAGTTCTGTGTGGGTGACACGTGTTGTGTGTCTGGTAGAGAACGTGTTTCAACATGCCCCTGGCGCCCCAGGCCTTAGAGGATGTCAAGAACGTGGTGAGGAAGAACATGACGGACGGAGTTGAGGACAACGGACTCACGCTCAAAGGTGAGACTGACCACATTGTAGGCCTTCCCTTCTTTCATTCAGTTTCTCtgtaatctctccatctctctcattcaatctctctattgtctctccatctctctcattcaatctctctattgtctctccatctctctcattcaatctctctcttttctctttccatCTCGCTCTATTCTCTGCCCACTCTCCCTTGTACTGTCTTCTGTAACCTTCACTAAAGGTCATGCATGAATAACATATTTAATAACCCTTTACCAGTGTACTGTGTCCATCTCTAACGTTGTGTCTGGGTGTATCTCTGACGTGTGTCCATTCTTCACCCTGATTGGCCACTAGGGTTCTTGTTTCTGcacacgcttttcatccagaggGGGCGTCACGAGACCACCTGGACGGTGCTGCGGAGGTTTGGGTACGACGACGACTTGGAGCTTCACCAGGAATACCTGTTCCCCCTGTGAGTGGACACTTGAACCCCCCTGGACCAGGGTCATGTACATTAGGGCACATCGTAGTAAAACGCATTACAGCGGAAAACAAACCCACCTGTTCTGGACAAGTGTAGATAGTGATAACTTTCACTCTGTGTTAGAGCGCTTTCTTCCATTTCGCGCCTACAGAACACAACCCTGCCGTACGTATGGGCAACTCTTACCTCTgggcagaaagagggagatatACACCTGTTTATGTAAGGCTGGACGAGCATAACAACGACTCTCTGGCCCCAATTCAGTTTCAGTCAATAGCAGAGAAAGGAcatctgctctgcaggctctcaCTTTCTTTACACTGTGTCAAAGATGTTAACGTTGATGAATCCTACTGAACCATCAAGCTGTCTGTGGGTGCATCTTACACTACTTGTTATGACTTGCAAGCGGCACAAGGTCTTTCCCAGGGTGAGCCTTTTGAACAATGCCAGTTTAGCCATAGCACTTTTAATGAGATTAATCCGGAATGTTCTGTTGTCCGTGCCAGGCTAAAAATACCTGCTGACTGCACCACCGAGCTCAACCACAACGCGTACCTCTTCCTCCAGAGTGTCTTCGACAAGCACGACAAAGTAAGTCTTGGATGACATAACTCCTACTGTTGTGTTCCCTTCTGCCTCACACAGACAAACATTCACAGGTTTTCCCAAAGTCCCAGTTGGAAGTTtcccggaatcaggagggaataagcagggaGGGAATCCTCCAACTGGCTTTTGGGAAAGGTACCGGAATATTGCAACCCTACACAAAGCTATCATATTCTTTAGAAGAGTGgtcctaacctgtgtgtgtgtgtgtgtgtgtgtgtttgtcaggacAGAGACTGTGCCTTGTCTCCAGAGGAAGTCAAGGACCTGTTCAAAGTGTTTCCCTACATGCCCTGGGGCCCCGACGTCAACAACACAGTGTGTACCAACGACCAGGGCTGGATCACCTACCAGGGTTACCTGTCACAGTGGACGTGAGTTAGGCCAGCATACCTGGACTACACTACCTGTTACCTCTGTCTAACTTGAATGATTTGGTAATGCAGTTATACAGCGCTTTGCTGAAATGCAAACTTCTTCACTTACGTATGCTACCGTAGATAGTACACAAAGCCCcccaccgacagacacacactaacAGGCTTTCCATTGTTCTGATTGGCCAGGTTAACGACGTACCTGGATGTGCAGCGCTGCTTGGAGTACCTGGGCTACCTTGGCTACTCAATCATCTGTGAGCAGGAGTCCCAGGCAGCAGCCATCACAGGTAATGTGAGCGTGCGTGACTAGGTTTATATGCTTGTCATGTATTGGCGTTAATTATTGTGGCCTCTCTGTTTGTGCATTTGAAACCTAATTAGTGGTGAGTTACTATAAATCTACAGTCACTGTAGTTGTGTGTTTGCGCGCACATGTATCTGTTGTTCCTCACccgtctctcctccctcagtGACCCGTAACAAGCGCATCGACCTGCAGAAGAAGCAGACGCAGCGCAGCGTGTTCCGCTGTAACATTCTGGGAGCCAGGGGGAGTGGCAAGACCAGCTTCCTGCAGGCCTTTCTGGGTCGCAacctgctggtgagtccctggaGCTTCCGGACAACTGGGGTGTATTCATAATGGCACACCccagcaaaatgttttgcaatgaaaaaatatatgtttttttcttattggacaaattcaggtagtccctccctgtttcattcTGTTTTTTTCCCAATTTGGTACCTAATGTACATGATCCTGGCTTTTCCATGGAAGGCTCACTGCTACCTGCTACGCACACATTTCTGTTTCATAGCTACTCTTAAGTAGCAACTCCTTTAAGACATAGATAGTttgctgttattattattattattattatacaaacGTAACTATTTAGCAGTGAGGAATAACATGTACTGTTGTATCAATGTGGAGTGGTGAATGTGTGTTTTTCTGCGTTTACTTAACAGAAACAGCGGAAGATCAGAGAAGACCATAAATCGTTTTACTCCATCAACACCACGTATGTCTACGGCCAGGAGAAGTACTTACTGGTGAGGCTGTgcatctctctccccatatccATGCTTTCTGCCTGGTAACAGGATTAAAACCCCGGGAGATGGATTATAATACAGTTGTAGAATTTATAATACTGTGTTTTATGTGTCCAGCTGTCTAGCAGTAAATCATAAGTGTTTTCCCCTCGTATGTTTTGGAAACTAATATGTTCAGTGCGACACAGTGAATATTAGAGAGGCCTTTCTGCTGAAATGTTGACATTGAACGGTCTCAACTAtttccctcttctcccctcttcacccctcttcacccctctcccctcttcacccctctctcctctcctcccctctctcctcttttgtcTCCCTGTAGCTTCATGAGGTGATGCCAGACTTTGACTTCCTCTCAGAGGAGGACCTGGCGTGTGACGTGGTCTGTCTGGTGTATGACGTCAACAACCCGCGCTCCTTTGAGTACTGTGCCAAGGTCTACAAGGTGTGTACAGTACCTAACTGACAAACTGTATCAAATCCATCAGTCCTTAGTTTAGTCCTGGGCCTGTATTCACCACATGTCTATAGTAGGAGGACTGATCTTGGATCAGGTCcctccctgtccatgtaatcctATTCGTTCCGATCTAAatggctaaactgatcctagatcagcactccacttgagatgctttgtgaatatgggccctgatCCTTGATTCACTAACCTGGAATAGAGGGACTTCTCAGCTTTCAGCTTTTCACCTTCTGAAACTGTTTACCAAAATGTTATGATATCAACAATCCTTATCTCGTCTTGTTCTTATAACTAACCTCTGAACTTGAACCTTTTGACCTATGACAGCAATACTTCATGGACAGCAAGACGCCGTGCATGATGATCGCCTCCAAGTCAGACCTGCACGAGGCGCGCCAGCACTACAGCCTGACCCCGCTGGACTTCTGCCGCAAGAACAAGCTGCACCCGCCCCAACCCTGGACCTGCAACACGGTGGACGCCCCCAACAAGGACCTCTACACCAAACTTACCACCATGGCCATGTACCCGTGAGTATAGTCCCCTCAAAGACCTCTACACCAAACTCACCACCATGGCCATGTACCCGTGAGTATAGTCCCCTCAAAGACCTCTACACCAAACTCACCACCATGGCCATGTACCCGTGAGTATAGTCCCCTCAAAGACCTCTACACCAAACTCACCACCATGGCCATGTACCCGTGAGTATAGTCCCCTCAGAGACCATAGTGGTCCTAGTTCCATCCTCTGACTTCACCGTCACCCCGTCGTCTTTTCCTCCAGCCAGCCCTCTGTGACCTCGTTACGTCCTGTATGACGTCTCCAGACACCCCTGGCTTTCTATTGATCCCCTGTGTATGAGCAGGGGTGAGCCCAGCCCTCCactgtcctccatgtctccctTCCTCTCTAGTCCTACATTAAGCTGCTTCTTCCTGAGAGGGTGAGATATTTTAGGTGCTGTTTTATTTCAGTTCCTTAGCGTTGGCAACTGTCAATGTGTTGTGGTACTGTAAGGTGATGACTAGGCCATTTTAAGTCCCAAAATTAAGGTAATCCACTGTCTCCCCAGTCAGCTGTACTGAATGggtgttattgacttgttgaCAGTCTTAGCCATTCATTCTCTATGAGAGGTAGAGTTAGTCTTGTACTTTATTTAAGAGATTAGCCATTGGATTAGATTAATGTCCATTTAATTGAGCCTTAAATCTCAGCTTTACAGGGAAGAACTCCCGTTATCTAATGTTAAAAGCATTGTCTTTCCCAAGGCATAGAGGCCTATAGCTAAGAATCCAGGCCCTCGCTCTTCAAATGACTGGACTCTAGGATGGAAATCTTTTAACAGAAATAATCAGCAGCTTGTGCTCTATACACTACAGTGCTTCACCTGTTTCAGACATCTCTCTTGATAGTGAACAGAGTTCTTTATGTagttagtgcactactattgttCTGCGTTCGTTGGGGATTTGGTACGGACTGTTTCAGTACCGTCTCCGGCTGCAGATCGACTGTAGGTCAGAGTGACTCATGCTATATAACCCAGGCCAACAGGTACGATTATAATGGTTTAGTTCCATGTATTTTAATGGTCAATCTGGAGATTCTGAGACGAGTTAGCTGTTTTTATTGAATTACCCTGAACTTTCTCATCACTTTGCCACTATTTCCTTCATTCTCTGTGGCTTTCCCCCTCTTCTACCTAAGGATGATTGTGGTATTACCACTAATGAAAGGTGTATGTTATTACAGAGGACATGTATCCTTCTGTATGTTATTACAGAGGACATGTATCCTTCTGTATGTTATTACAGAGGACATGTCTCCTTCTGTATGTTATTACAGAGGACATGTCTCCTTCTGTATGTTATTACAGAGGACATGTCTCCTTCTGTATGTTA contains the following coding sequences:
- the rhot1a gene encoding mitochondrial Rho GTPase 1-A isoform X4 gives rise to the protein MRKDVRILLVGEPKVGKTSLIMSLVSEEFPDDVPLRAEEITIPADVTPERVPTHIVDYSEAEQSDEQLYQEISKANVICIVYSVNNKKSIEKVTSHWIPLINDRTDKDSRVPLILVGNKSDLVEHSSMETILPIMNQYSDIETCVECSAKNLKNISELFYYAQKAVLHPTGPLYCPEEKEMKPSCIKSLTRIFKVSDLDNDGILNDKELNFFQRTCFNMPLAPQALEDVKNVVRKNMTDGVEDNGLTLKGFLFLHTLFIQRGRHETTWTVLRRFGYDDDLELHQEYLFPLLKIPADCTTELNHNAYLFLQSVFDKHDKDRDCALSPEEVKDLFKVFPYMPWGPDVNNTVCTNDQGWITYQGYLSQWTLTTYLDVQRCLEYLGYLGYSIICEQESQAAAITVTRNKRIDLQKKQTQRSVFRCNILGARGSGKTSFLQAFLGRNLLKQRKIREDHKSFYSINTTYVYGQEKYLLLHEVMPDFDFLSEEDLACDVVCLVYDVNNPRSFEYCAKVYKQYFMDSKTPCMMIASKSDLHEARQHYSLTPLDFCRKNKLHPPQPWTCNTVDAPNKDLYTKLTTMAMYPHMAQADLKSSTFWLRASVGATVFAVLGFAIYRAILKQR
- the rhot1a gene encoding mitochondrial Rho GTPase 1-A isoform X2 produces the protein MRKDVRILLVGEPKVGKTSLIMSLVSEEFPDDVPLRAEEITIPADVTPERVPTHIVDYSEAEQSDEQLYQEISKANVICIVYSVNNKKSIEKVTSHWIPLINDRTDKDSRVPLILVGNKSDLVEHSSMETILPIMNQYSDIETCVECSAKNLKNISELFYYAQKAVLHPTGPLYCPEEKEMKPSCIKSLTRIFKVSDLDNDGILNDKELNFFQRTCFNMPLAPQALEDVKNVVRKNMTDGVEDNGLTLKGFLFLHTLFIQRGRHETTWTVLRRFGYDDDLELHQEYLFPLLKIPADCTTELNHNAYLFLQSVFDKHDKDRDCALSPEEVKDLFKVFPYMPWGPDVNNTVCTNDQGWITYQGYLSQWTLTTYLDVQRCLEYLGYLGYSIICEQESQAAAITVTRNKRIDLQKKQTQRSVFRCNILGARGSGKTSFLQAFLGRNLLKQRKIREDHKSFYSINTTYVYGQEKYLLLHEVMPDFDFLSEEDLACDVVCLVYDVNNPRSFEYCAKVYKQYFMDSKTPCMMIASKSDLHEARQHYSLTPLDFCRKNKLHPPQPWTCNTVDAPNKDLYTKLTTMAMYPHAKLRCMCTCNRCTFCICQNILRSQLLTNIKAKFYSVVLNRHMAQADLKSSTFWLRASVGATVFAVLGFAIYRAILKQR
- the rhot1a gene encoding mitochondrial Rho GTPase 1-A isoform X3 — translated: MRKDVRILLVGEPKVGKTSLIMSLVSEEFPDDVPLRAEEITIPADVTPERVPTHIVDYSEAEQSDEQLYQEISKANVICIVYSVNNKKSIEKVTSHWIPLINDRTDKDSRVPLILVGNKSDLVEHSSMETILPIMNQYSDIETCVECSAKNLKNISELFYYAQKAVLHPTGPLYCPEEKEMKPSCIKSLTRIFKVSDLDNDGILNDKELNFFQRTCFNMPLAPQALEDVKNVVRKNMTDGVEDNGLTLKGFLFLHTLFIQRGRHETTWTVLRRFGYDDDLELHQEYLFPLLKIPADCTTELNHNAYLFLQSVFDKHDKDRDCALSPEEVKDLFKVFPYMPWGPDVNNTVCTNDQGWITYQGYLSQWTLTTYLDVQRCLEYLGYLGYSIICEQESQAAAITVTRNKRIDLQKKQTQRSVFRCNILGARGSGKTSFLQAFLGRNLLKQRKIREDHKSFYSINTTYVYGQEKYLLLHEVMPDFDFLSEEDLACDVVCLVYDVNNPRSFEYCAKVYKQYFMDSKTPCMMIASKSDLHEARQHYSLTPLDFCRKNKLHPPQPWTCNTVDAPNKDLYTKLTTMAMYPHAKLRCMCTCNRCTFCICQNILRSQLLTNIKAKFYSVVLNRCSYTRFWLPLFLFLLHVFTSC
- the rhot1a gene encoding mitochondrial Rho GTPase 1-A isoform X1, with the translated sequence MRKDVRILLVGEPKVGKTSLIMSLVSEEFPDDVPLRAEEITIPADVTPERVPTHIVDYSEAEQSDEQLYQEISKANVICIVYSVNNKKSIEKVTSHWIPLINDRTDKDSRVPLILVGNKSDLVEHSSMETILPIMNQYSDIETCVECSAKNLKNISELFYYAQKAVLHPTGPLYCPEEKEMKPSCIKSLTRIFKVSDLDNDGILNDKELNFFQRTCFNMPLAPQALEDVKNVVRKNMTDGVEDNGLTLKGFLFLHTLFIQRGRHETTWTVLRRFGYDDDLELHQEYLFPLLKIPADCTTELNHNAYLFLQSVFDKHDKDRDCALSPEEVKDLFKVFPYMPWGPDVNNTVCTNDQGWITYQGYLSQWTLTTYLDVQRCLEYLGYLGYSIICEQESQAAAITVTRNKRIDLQKKQTQRSVFRCNILGARGSGKTSFLQAFLGRNLLKQRKIREDHKSFYSINTTYVYGQEKYLLLHEVMPDFDFLSEEDLACDVVCLVYDVNNPRSFEYCAKVYKQYFMDSKTPCMMIASKSDLHEARQHYSLTPLDFCRKNKLHPPQPWTCNTVDAPNKDLYTKLTTMAMYPHAKLRCMCTCNRCTFCICQNILRSQLLTNIKAKFYSVVLNRLHDVGAYLLADEECSLIQQVHAISNVEESIYMESSVQPNGPQARHMAQADLKSSTFWLRASVGATVFAVLGFAIYRAILKQR